From one Lolium rigidum isolate FL_2022 chromosome 4, APGP_CSIRO_Lrig_0.1, whole genome shotgun sequence genomic stretch:
- the LOC124707862 gene encoding MLO-like protein 1 has product MAAEEATLEFTPTWIVAAVCSLIVLISLLAERCLHYLGKTFKRKNQKPLYEAILKVKEELMLLGFISLLLTVFQGMIQKTCISSGWTLHMLPCKREELEGEESGPAKEHFVTSQIIGRIGRRLLSDGAAGLEICKHKGKVPLMSLEAIHQLHIFIFVLAITHVVFSVLTMVLGGAKIHQWKQWEDAIQKDNAGNGPKKVTGVHNFEFIREHFKGIGKDSRILSWLQSFCKQFYGSVGKSDYTTMRLGFIMTHCRGNLKFDFHKYMLRVLESDFKKVVGISWYLWVFVVIFLLLNVNGWHTYFWIAFIPLILLLAVGTKLEHVIAQLAQDVAEKNSAIEGDLIVKPSDDHFWFGRPKIVLFLIHFILFQNAFEIAFFFWILTTYGFNSCIMGQVVFIVPRLVIGLIIQLLCSYSTLPLYAIVTQMGSSYKKEIFNEHVQQGVLGWAQKVKLKKGFKKSNTTAESTSIAESAGPSAKIEMIKRTSGEGNDTTPLNEQRGKETSSASESIE; this is encoded by the exons atggcggcggaggaggcgacgcTGGAGTTCACGCCGACGTGGATCGTCGCGGCGGTCTGCTCCCTCATCGTGCTCATCTCCCTCCTCGCCGAGCGGTGCCTCCACTACCTCGGCAAG ACGTTCAAGAGGAAGAACCAGAAGCCGCTCTACGAGGCCATCCTCAAGGTCAAGGAAG AGCTCATGCTTCTGGGCTTCATCTCCCTGCTGCTCACGGTGTTCCAGGGGATGATCCAGAAGACCTGCATCAGCTCCGGCTGGACGCTCCACATGCTGCCGTGCAAAAGGGAGGAACTAGAGGGCGAGGAATCAGGGCCCGCCAAGGAGCACTTTGTGACGTCCCAGATCATCGGCAGGATCGGGAGGCGGCTGCTCAGCGACGGCGCGGCGGGCCTCGAGATCTGCAAGCACAAG GGGAAAGTTCCGCTGATGTCCCTTGAGGCTATACATCAGTTGCATATTTTCATATTTGTGCTGGCAATTACGCATGTTGTATTCAGTGTTTTGACAATGGTCTTAGGAGGTGCAAAG ATACATCAATGGAAACAGTGGGAGGATGCAATTCAGAAAGATAATGCTGGAAATG GGCCAAAGAAAGTGACTGGTGTACACAATTTCGAATTTATCAGGGAACATTTCAAGGGCATTGGCAAAGATTCTAGAATATTGAGTTGGCTG CAAAGTTTTTGTAAGCAATTCTATGGATCAGTGGGTAAATCCGACTACACAACAATGCGTCTTGGTTTTATCATG ACGCACTGCCGTGGAAACCTGAAATTTGATTTCCATAAATACATGCTGAGGGTATTAGAGTCTGATTTTAAGAAAGTGGTTGGCATAAG CTGGTACTTGTGGGTCTTCGTGGTGATCTTTCTGCTGCTGAATGTTAATG GCTGGCACACGTACTTCTGGATTGCATTCATTCCCTTAATT CTGCTGTTAGCCGTTGGCACCAAGTTGGAGCACGTCATAGCTCAGTTAGCTCAGGATGTAGCAGAGAAGAACTCCGCAATTGAGGGTGATTTGATTGTAAAACCATCAGATGACCACTTCTGGTTTGGGCGGCCAAAGATTGTCCTGTTCCTAATCCACTTCATCCTCTTCCAGAACGCCTTTGAGATAGCATTCTTCTTCTGGATACTG accactTACGGGTTCAACTCCTGCATCATGGGGCAAGTTGTTTTTATTGTGCCAAGGCTTGTTATTGG GCTCATTATTCAACTTCTCTGCAGCTACAGCACCCTGCCTCTATACGCAATTGTAACGCAG ATGGGGAGCTCCTACAAGAAGGAGATCTTCAACGAGCATGTGCAGCAGGGTGTCCTGGGTTGGGCTCAGAAGGTTAAGCTGAAAAAGGGATTCAAGAAGAGCAATACCACGGCAGAATCAACCAGCATCGCCGAGTCAGCAGGACCTTCTGCTAAGATTGAAATGATCAAACGAACATCGGGTGAAGGCAACGATACTACTCCATTAAACGAGCAGCGCGGGAAGGAAACGAGCAGCGCCAGTGAAAGCATAGAATGA